The proteins below are encoded in one region of Ammospiza nelsoni isolate bAmmNel1 chromosome 23, bAmmNel1.pri, whole genome shotgun sequence:
- the DYRK3 gene encoding dual specificity tyrosine-phosphorylation-regulated kinase 3, producing the protein MLLGRKPDGPLAAARIGDGLYDSYMRIDECRYPEPTNEERSPSGIPSLSRPHVSINKLIMKDHPLAANQVKVEQLFEDSGNRRSSTLHSAGLTPERSLPSLSKEKSLESLGARGNGSSLKSHKAISQAPEEAVKQFKHLLSPYEQQEIFSFSEIYFVGPSAKKRQGVIGGPNNGGYDDDQGSYIHVPHDHLAYRYEVLKIIGKGSFGQVAKVYDHKLHQHLALKMVRNEKRFHRQAAEEIRILEHLKKQDKTGSMNVIHMLESFTFRNHICMTFELLSMNLYELIKRNKFQGFSLQLVRKFAHSILQCLDALYRNRIIHCDLKPENILLKQQGRSGIKVIDFGSSCFEHQRVYTYIQSRFYRAPEVILGSRYGMPIDMWSFGCILVELLTGYPLFPGEDEADQLACIMELLGMPPQKLLDQSKRAKNFINSKGHPRYCTVLTQPDGKVTLSGSRSRRGKVRGAPGNKDWVTALKGCDDPLFTGFLKDCLSWDPSTRMIPSQALRHPWICKRVPKAAALEKSSGRRISSYSGSFQGIANKLPPVAAVPSKLRASLATEPSGSIPLCTVLPKLVS; encoded by the coding sequence GTTTCTATCAACAAACTTATAATGAAGGATCACCCTCTGGCTGCAAATCAGGTCAAAGTGGAGCAGTTATTTGAGGACTCTGGCAACAGAAGGAGCAGCACTCTTCACTCTGCAGGCCTTACTCCAGAAAGAtctctcccttctctgtccaaAGAGAAAAGCCTAGAGAGCCTGGGTGCCAGAGGCAATGGAAGCTCCTTGAAATCACATAAAGCTATCTCCCAAGCTCCAGAGGAAGCTGTCAAACAATTCAAACATCTGCTGTCACCTTATGAGCAGCAGGAGATCTTCAGTTTCTCTGAGATTTACTTTGTGGGGCCGTCTGCCAAAAAGAGGCAGGGGGTGATCGGCGGCCCCAACAACGGCGGCTACGACGACGATCAAGGCAGCTACATCCACGTGCCCCACGACCACCTGGCCTACAGGTATGAGGTGCTCAAAATCATTGGAAAAGGCAGTTTTGGACAAGTTGCTAAAGTCTATGATCACAAACTCCACCAACACCTGGCCTTAAAGATGGTTCGCAATGAGAAGAGGTTCCATCGGCAAGCTGCCGAGGAGATCAGGATCCTGGAGCACCTGAAGAAGCAGGATAAAACAGGCAGCATGAATGTGATCCACATGCTGGAGAGCTTCACCTTTCGGAACCACATCTGCATGACCTTTGAACTCTTGAGCATGAACCTGTATGAGCTGattaaaaggaataaatttCAGGGGTTTAGCCTCCAGTTGGTTCGAAAGTTCGCTCACTCCATCCTGCAGTGTTTGGATGCCCTTTATAGAAACAGAATCATCCACTGTGACTTGAAGCCAGAAAATATCCTCCTAAAACAGCAAGGGAGGAGTGGAATCAAGGTTATAGATTTTGGGTCCAGCTGTTTTGAGCACCAAAGAGTCTACACCTACATCCAGTCCCGGTTTTATCGGGCGCCAGAGGTGATCCTGGGGAGCCGCTATGGGATGCCCATAGACATGTGGAGCTTTGGCTGCATTCTGGTGGAACTTTTGACTGGCTACCCTCTTTTCCCTGGAGAGGACGAGGCAGACCAGCTGGCCTGTATCATGGAACTTCTTGGAATGCCACCTCAGAAGCTTTTGGATCAATCCAAACGAGCCAAGAACTTCATCAACTCCAAGGGTCACCCCCGTTACTGCACGGTGCTGACGCAGCCCGACGGGAAGGTGACCCTGAGCGGGAGCCGCTCGCGCCGGGGCAAGGTCAGGGGTGCCCCGGGGAACAAGGACTGGGTGACAGCTCTGAAGGGCTGTGATGACCCCTTGTTCACTGGTTTCCTCAAGGACTGCCTCAGCTGGGATCCCTCCACACGCATGAttcccagccaggccctgcGGCACCCCTGGATCTGCAAACGGGTGCCCAAAGCGGCCGCCTTGGAGAAAAGCTCCGGCAGGAGGATTTCCAGCTATTCAGGTTCCTTCCAAGGAATTGCTAACAAGCTGcctcctgtggctgcagtcccCAGCAAGCTGAGGGCCAGTCTGGCCACTGAGCCCAGTGGCAGCATCCCTCTGTGTACTGTGCTCCCCAAACTGGTCAGCTAG